Proteins encoded within one genomic window of Heptranchias perlo isolate sHepPer1 chromosome 35, sHepPer1.hap1, whole genome shotgun sequence:
- the LOC137302412 gene encoding zona pellucida sperm-binding protein 3-like, with amino-acid sequence MGQLVEGLVSLLVLVGAVCCSDTWQRFRNRDFPWNIEKATPAPPFGSHFSLSEGRSLSPLQTVMVQCGEQNLLVRVDMDLFGTRHLIKAADLTLGTAGCRPTGVYSQNHTVLFDYGLHECNSSVKMTEDLLIYATHLYYRPSPIGGVIVRTSGAVIPIECHYPRKRTVSSNAIKPTWIPFSSTKSAEGRLSFSLRLMTDDWSAERASQIYHLGDLIRIEASVVTVNHMSLRLYIDSCVATLSPDPESTPRYHIIDFNGCLLDSQGEDSLSSFVSPRDHRDKIRFNLDAFRFFEDARDLIFISCHLKVVAAERRPDSMNKACSFQKPANRWFLVNELDLTQLEGSNEVCACCDGGNCTAPILGPGGRLHSRGWREVPSELESEPVWEGEASLGPLIVLDADVKGLVHSAGREAAETLSGSTFSSR; translated from the exons ATGGGGCAACTAGTGGAGGGTTTGGTTTCTCTGTTGGTTTTGGTCggagctgtttgttgctctgatactTGGCAGCGGTTTAGAAACAGGGACTTCCCATGGAACATTGAGAAGGccactcctgcccctccctttggttcccatttcagcctgtctgaggggagaagtctgtccccactgcagactgtgatggtgcagtgtggagagcagaacctcctggtgagggtagacatggatttatttggaaccaggcacctgattaaagctgctgacctgaccctggggacagcaggttgtcggccaactgggGTCTACTCTCAGAACCACACCGTCCTCTTTGACTACGGGCTCCATGAGTGTAACAGCTCAGTAAAG atgACTGAGGACCTGTTGATTTACGCCACCCACCTGTACTACAGGCCGAGCCCTATTGGAGGAGTCATTGTGAGAACCAGTGGAGCTGTTATCCCTATTGAGTGCCATTATCCCAG GAAGAGGACGGTGAGCAGCAATGctatcaagcccacctggatcccattctCCTCCACCAAGTCGGCCGAGGGACGTCTGTCGTTCTCCCTGCGTCTGATGACTG ATGACTGGAGTGCAGAGCGTGCCTCCCAAATCTACcacctgggtgacctcattcgCATCGAGGCCTCTGTTGTAACGGTGAACCACATGTCGCTGAggctctacattgacagctgtgtAGCTACACTGAGCCCAGATCCGGAGTCCACCCCCAGATACCatatcattgacttcaatgg TTGCCTGTTGGACAGCCAAGGTGAAGACTCCCTTTCGTCTTTCGTCTCACCGCGAGATCACCGGGACAAGATCAGGTTCAACCTGGATGCCTTCCGCTTCTTTGAGGATGCTCGGGATTTG ATCTTCATCAGTTGCCACCTGAAAGTAGTGGCAGCAGAGCGAAGGCCCGATTCGATGAACAAGGCTTGTTCCTTCCAGAAGCCAGCCAACCG ATGGTTCCTGGTGAATGAATTGGACCTGACCCAGTTGGAAGGATCCAATGAGGTTTGTGCCTGTTGTGATGGGGGCAACTGCACCGCTCCGATATTGGGACCTGGCGGAAGACTGCACTCCAGGGGCTGGAGGGAGGTTCCATCTGAGCTCG AGTCGGAGCCtgtgtgggagggtgaggcctccCTTGGACCCCTGATCGTTCTGGATGCTGATGTGAAGGGCCTGGTTCATTCAGCGGGCCGTGAAGCGGCCGAGACTCTGAGCGGTTCCACGTTCTCCTCCAG GTGA
- the LOC137302411 gene encoding zona pellucida sperm-binding protein 3-like has translation MGQLVKGLVSLLVLVGAVCCSDTWQRFRNRDFPWNIEKATPAPPFGSHFSLSEGRSLSPLQTVMVQCGEQNLLVRVDMDLFRTRHLIKAADLTLGTAGCRPTGIYSQNHTVLFDYGLHECGSRLQMAGDFLVYTTHLNHTPNAGGSVIVRTNGAVIPIQCHYLRKGNVSSNPIKPTWIPFSSTKSGEGLLSFSLRLMNDDWLTERTSTVYYLGDLIHIEASVSMTNHMPLKLYIDSCAATLSPDKDSTPRYNIIDYNGCLLDSKAEDSFSTFVLPRDERELDKLQFDLDAFRFFGDDRSLIFITCHLKVAAVDRRDSMNKACTFHKMQNVWTPLEESTNDVCACCHLDNCSVTREFRFDSRGRRDLVSGPESDAELKWEGEASLGPLVILDPDVTDLATEPLNEVEQRMQERSPGGVESEVVLILALTVSAVSLISASLIALFLYRKHKQTQFN, from the exons ATGGGGCAACTAGTGAAGGGTTTGGTTTCTCTGTTGGTTTTGGTCggagctgtttgttgctctgatactTGGCAGCGGTTTAGAAACAGGGACTTCCCATGGAACATTGAGAAGGccactcctgcccctccctttggttcccatttcagcctgtctgaggggagaagtctgtccccactgcagactgtgatggtgcagtgtggagagcagaacctcctggtgagggtagacatggatttatttagaaccaggcacctgattaaagctgctgacctgaccctggggacagcaggttgtcggccaactgggatctactctcagaaccacactgtcctctttgactatgggctccatgaatgtggcagcagattgcag atggctggagatttcctggtctacaccacccacctgaaccacaccccaaatgctGGTGGATCAGTCATTGTGAGAACGAATGGAGCTGTCATTCCCATCCAGTGCCACTATTTGAG gaagggcaatgtgagcagtaaccccatcaagcccacctggatcccattcagctcgaccaagtctggagaagggcttctgtcattctcactgcgtctAATGAATG ATGATTGGCttacagagcgcacctcgactgtctactacctgggtgacctcattcacattgaggcctctgtttcaatgaccaaccacatgcccctgaagctctacattgacagctgtgcagctacattgagcccagacaaggattccaccccaagatacaacatcattgactacaatgg ttgcctcctggacagcaaagccgaggactccttttcaacctttgtgttgcccagagatgaacgtgagctggacaaactccagtttgacctggatgcgttccgtttctttggagatgaccgttcccTG attttcatcacctgtcacctgaaagttgctgcagtggatcggagagattccatgaacaaagcttgtactttccaCAAGATGCAGAATGT ctggaccccattggaagaatcgaccaatgatgtatgtgcctgttgtcatctggACAACTGCAGTGTCACGAGGGAATTCCGAtttgattccagaggaaggagggatcttgtatctggacctg agagtgatgctgaattgaagtgggagggtgaggcctcacttggacccctggtcattctggatcctgatgtgacagacctggcaactgagccccttaatgaggttgagcaaaggatgcaggagaggtctccaggtg gtgtggagtctgaggtggtcctgatTTTGGCCCTGACTGTGAGcgctgtctctctgatctctgcttctttgatcgccttgttcctgtacaggaaacacaagcaaacacagttcaactag
- the LOC137302165 gene encoding zona pellucida sperm-binding protein 3-like has translation MGQLVKGLVSLLVLVGAVCCSDTWQRFRNRDFPWNIEKATPAPPFGSHFSLSEGRSLSPLQTVMVQCGEQNLLVRVDMDLFRTRHLIKAADLTLGTAGCRPTGIYSQNHTVLFDYGLHECGSRLQMAGDFLVYTTHLNHTPNAGGSVIVRTNGAVIPIQCHYLRKGNVSSNPIKPTWIPFSSTKSGEGLLSFSLRLMNDDWLTERTSTVYYLGDLIHIEASVSMTNHMPLKLYIDSCAATLSPDKDSTPRYNIIDYHGCLLDSKAEDSFSTFVLPRDERELDKLQFDLDAFRFFGDDRSLIFITCHLKVAAVDRRDSMNKACTFHKMQNVWIPLEESTNDICACCHLGNCGVTREFRFDSRGRRDLVSGPESDAELKWEGEASLGPLVILDPDVTDLATEPLNEVEQRMQERSPGGVESEVVLILALTVTAVSLISASLIALFLYRKHKQTQSNSLSNDQ, from the exons ATGGGGCAACTAGTGAAGGGTTTGGTTTCTCTGTTGGTTTTGGTCggagctgtttgttgctctgatactTGGCAGCGGTTTAGAAACAGGGACTTCCCATGGAACATTGAGAAGGccactcctgcccctccctttggttcccatttcagcctgtctgaggggagaagtctgtccccactgcagactgtgatggtgcagtgtggagagcagaacctgctggtgagggtagacatggatttatttagaaccaggcacctgattaaagctgctgacctgaccctggggacagcaggttgtcggccaactgggatctactctcagaaccacaccgtcctctttgactatgggctccatgaatgtggcagcagattgcag atggctggagatttcctggtctacaccacccacctgaaccacaccccaaatgctGGTGGATCAGTCattgtgagaactaatggagcTGTCATTCCCATCCAGTGCCACTATTTGAG gaagggcaatgtgagcagtaACCCCATCAAGCCCACTTGGATCCCCttcagctcgaccaagtctggagaagggcttctgtcattctcactgcgtctAATGAATG ATGATTGGCttacagagcgcacctcgactgtctactacctgggtgacctcattcacattgaggcctctgtttcaatgaccaaccacatgcccctgaagctctacattgacagctgtgcagctacattgagcccagacaaggattccaccccaagatacaacatcattgactaccatgg ttgcctcctggacagcaaagccgaggactccttttcaacctttgtgttgcccagagatgaacgtgagctggacaaactccagtttgacctggatgcgttccgtttctttggagatgaccgttccttg attttcatcacctgtcacctgaaagttgctgcagtggatcggagagattccatgaacaaagcttgtactttccaCAAGATGCAGAATGT ctggatcccattggaagaatcgaccaatgacatatgtgcctgttgtcatctgggCAACTGCGGTGTCACGAGGGAATTCCGAtttgattccagaggaaggagggatcttgtatctggacctg agagtgatgctgaattgaagtgggagggtgaggcctcacttggacccctggtcattctggatcctgatgtgacagacctggcaactgagcccctgaatgaggttgagcaaaggatgcaggagaggtctccaggtg gtgtggagtctgaggtggtcctgatcttggccctgactgtgaccgctgtctctctgatctctgcttctttgatcgccttgttcctgtacaggaaacacaagcaaacccagtCCAACTCgttatcaaatgaccaataa